Proteins encoded together in one Mus caroli chromosome 4, CAROLI_EIJ_v1.1, whole genome shotgun sequence window:
- the Hmgb4 gene encoding high mobility group protein B4: protein MGKKDQLRPKVNVSSYIHFMLNFRNKFKEQQPNTYLGFKEFSRKCSEKWRSISKHEKAKYEALAELDKARYQQEMMNYIGKRRKRRKRDPKAPRKPPSSFLLFSRDHYAMLKQENPNWTVVQVAKAAGKMWSTTDEAEKKPYEQKAALMRAKYFEEQEAYRKQCQGRKGNFLESAKTSLKQ, encoded by the coding sequence ATGGGGAAAAAAGACCAGCTAAGGCCCAAGGTGAATGTGTCTTCTTACATCCATTTTATGCTGAATTTCAGAAACAAATTCAAGGAGCAACAGCCAAATACCTACCTTGGCTTTAAAGAATTTTCTAGAAAGTGTTCAGAAAAATGGAGATCCATCTCAAAGCACGAAAAGGCAAAATATGAAGCCCTAGCAGAGCTCGATAAAGCCCGGTACCAGCAAGAAATGATGAATTACAtaggcaagagaagaaagagaagaaagagggaccCAAAGGCACCGCGGAAGCCCCCATCCTCCTTCCTGCTCTTCTCCCGGGACCACTATGCTATGCTGAAGCAAGAGAACCCCAACTGGACCGTGGTGCAGGTGGCCAAGGCTGCCGGGAAGATGTGGTCCACAACTGACGAAGCAGAAAAAAAGCCCTATGAACAGAAGGCTGCACTTATGCGGGCAAAGTACTTCGAGGAACAAGAGGCCTACCGCAAGCAATGTCAAGGCAGGAAGGGGAACTTCTTGGAATCAGCCAAGACCAGTTTGAAACAATAA